Part of the Cercospora beticola chromosome 5, complete sequence genome is shown below.
GCCACCCGAGATGGATCCCATGTCGCAGAATCACCACCGTGAAGAGGACGGCGGCTGGGACCAGGAACGCGAGGCAGGCAGGCGAGAGTCTAGCGACTCCAACTCTGGCTTCAGCTTCCCATCACCCCACTCTGGCATCAACCCGAATGCGCATACTGTGGCcgagctcttcatcttcagctACGGCGTAGCAGTGTTGTGGAACTTCACGCAGAACCAAGAGCGAGACCTGCTCGCTGACTTGACATTCTCGACGGTGGCGGCCATGCCATCTGCAGCACGAAACAACCTGCCTCAGACTCTCTCTGCGAAGACCGCTGCACTTGCGCCTCCATCAGCTTTGCCACTCATGACCCGGCCCTTGGACGAGAGCGACTTCGAGACGGAGGAATTCCACTTCCAATACGATCGCGAGGCCGACAAACCACGAATATATAACGACATGATCACTCTCCGGACAAGCGATCACATGATCAAGCTCGCCATGTCTCATGGGATAGCTCAATCGACCaagctctccttcttcgaagaACGAATGCAACGAACGATGGAGTCGGCGCAATATGTGCCCCGCCGACTAGCACTCGAGGGCCGACTAGGCATGGATCGCAAAGAAATCGTCAGCCTCGTTGGCAAGCTCTTCGAAGGAAGAGTCGATGTCAACCTTTGTAAGTCATATCGCCCTTACCGTCATTCTGTCGTTTTTGACTAATAATCCATTCCCAGCTTCCAACATGCTCGACACTCCCAACTTCTTCTGGGACGCCGAACCTACATTACACCCTCTCTACGCTGCCGTCCGCGAATACCTCGAAATAAAACCTCGCATCCAAGTCCTCAACGAGCGATGTCGGGTCTTCCTCGATCTGGCCGAGATCCTGTCGGATTCGATTGCCGAcgtgaagatgacgaggatcaCCTGGATCATTATTGTGCTCATCATTTTGTCTATCTTGGTCACGTGCACAGAGGTTGTGCTAAGATTTGCGATCTTAGCGAAGAGTGGGACGGAGAAAGGTGGTGCGGAAGGCGGAGCTGAAGTGGTGAGAGTTATGAAAGGAGTTGGGATCTTGGGAGGAGTGAGGAGACTAAGCGGGATAGTTTGATTGAAGAGTGGATGGGTTATAGTATGAATGGGTCAATTAAGTGGAGCTGGTTCCGTGCTGAATGAGGGTAATGCAAAAGAGAGCCGCGCACACTGAAATCTCAGGCCGCTGTTTGAGCCAGCCCTTTATTCGCCAACCAGGGACTAGCTTTTCGACACGATCCTCCTCCGACCTGCTGTTCTGGTCTACTTGGGCTAAATCGCCGTTGCGTCATCGCGATCACCGACTGGTAAGATTCAGCTGTCGGAAGCTGACCGACTACAAGGCGCAAATTCTATCGTGGACCTCCAATTCGCTCACCCTACTGGTCTTCCGAATTCACGGCGTTACCCATCTGGCGCTCTCGGCTTTCTGAGCCTATGCTTTCTGGGCGCGTACAACCAAGTCTTCCACAAAAGTATGCAGAGTTGCGGCGTCCCTAGGACTGGATTTACGCTCTTTGGTCGTGGCTCATCGATTCTAGGTGTGCCGGCCCGAATATTCTGGAGTTCACGTGCGGGAAGCTTGGACCAATCCACTGGGATCCAAAGGTGAAGTGATGGTTTCGACCACGGGTTTCTGATTTTCTGACAGCGGCCATGCCACCCACCATGGGTTCGACATGAAATTGCTTGCAGTGGAAATGAAGTCGACAAGTGGCCAGTAGGTATTTCGCCTGACGATTGCAAGGGCGATGATTGGGGACGGCACACGGCAGACGGCAGCGGATGGGGAGGGATACcttctgtcgctgtcgctcttCTTTTGCTGCACATTTCTTGTACCTCTGATCCTGGTTCTGTACTCTCACCTTTTCAGCGCAGCCCATATACTCTCTTTTCGTCGTTCCTTTCAGACGCCCGCTCCTAATTCATAAAGCCCACCATGGCACCTTGGACACCTACGGAGAACTTTAGCTGGGCTGATGACGTGGAGGAGTCGATTCCACTTCCACAGTGGAATGCTGGTGACTCTGCTAGAAACAAAGAGACTGAGCGGCCAaaggagaagtcgacaaAGTTGAGCTGGGGTGAGGCATTTCTGAAGGCGGCTGGTGTCTCTGCTGAAAAGATCGACTCCAAGGCATCAGAGCTGGATCCGACAGAGCCGACCGCCATGGAAGAAGATCAGAGCGATGACAGGACTTGTCTCGAGGAGCTTCCTTCACCTGGAGACCACGTGGAACACGGGCCcgttgcttctgcttcttcgtttGAAGCAGATCTCAGTGCCAACGGGGAGGCAAACGCCTCGGAATTCACCTCGACAGATCGCCAGACCAATGAAGAAGTGGTGACTCCTCCCATGGGAGCTCcgggtgatgatgaggagctctcatcttcttcttctgctctctCGCAGATCTGCGAGGACGCTTGGGGCGAAGATATCGAAAATTTTGATACATCGTACGAACAGAGTCATGAGAAAGAGTTTATTGCATCTCTGACGAAAAGACTTCTCCATGCTCCCCGAGGGAAAGATGCCGCGGAAAGGGCGCCAGGAGAAAATCAGAGCGATTGCAAAGATAGAGAACATAACACACGACTTTCTGGATCAGAACTGCGACTTCAAGCCAACGAGGGTCAGCACGCAAATGCTGTTCAGCTTGTTGATGAAACAGAGAAAAGGAACCCAAGATGGAAAGTGTGCGTTGTTCTCTTCCTTTTTGGCTTATGCTACTGCTGTCTCTGCACGAGGCTTGGAACGCTGTGCCATCCTGCTTGAAGACCCTCAAGACTTTTCTCGACAGTCTGGCCTGGAAGCAATGAAAGTGTGCCCGACTCGCTTCCTTTCCCA
Proteins encoded:
- a CDS encoding uncharacterized protein (antiSMASH:Cluster_18), translated to MSIAAPRGPGGPPKRTPTVLVRPQTAAKSAHGKMSLPLTGRKVTDARERAENRPAPRPQAQRTGTRIISVDNVLQYASEIPSAQRRLPPGQRPLNHTRTPSGRHPLDPKLSGKGIPLSGAHIPARSSKTSEKLVLLPETNEEDAPEGDSFSDEDDSAPPRDEELRRRRQGQRRGKSEAERLPKSQRIADPQLARVTAYCMAQSFKLRSTATFIRDQHGAKTKLYDDCLYCVYQLPLLGGSDGYRVRSSPYVKHPGGRSVLDEQIEANERRQYREGWGEESEEYSVRGHHSEYQASPPPEMDPMSQNHHREEDGGWDQEREAGRRESSDSNSGFSFPSPHSGINPNAHTVAELFIFSYGVAVLWNFTQNQERDLLADLTFSTVAAMPSAARNNLPQTLSAKTAALAPPSALPLMTRPLDESDFETEEFHFQYDREADKPRIYNDMITLRTSDHMIKLAMSHGIAQSTKLSFFEERMQRTMESAQYVPRRLALEGRLGMDRKEIVSLVGKLFEGRVDVNLSSNMLDTPNFFWDAEPTLHPLYAAVREYLEIKPRIQVLNERCRVFLDLAEILSDSIADVKMTRITWIIIVLIILSILVTCTEVVLRFAILAKSGTEKGGAEGGAEVVRVMKGVGILGGVRRLSGIV
- a CDS encoding uncharacterized protein (antiSMASH:Cluster_18) — protein: MAPWTPTENFSWADDVEESIPLPQWNAGDSARNKETERPKEKSTKLSWGEAFLKAAGVSAEKIDSKASELDPTEPTAMEEDQSDDRTCLEELPSPGDHVEHGPVASASSFEADLSANGEANASEFTSTDRQTNEEVVTPPMGAPGDDEELSSSSSALSQICEDAWGEDIENFDTSYEQSHEKEFIASLTKRLLHAPRGKDAAERAPGENQSDCKDREHNTRLSGSELRLQANEGQHANAVQLVDETEKRNPRWKVCVVLFLFGLCYCCLCTRLGTLCHPA